Proteins encoded together in one Centropristis striata isolate RG_2023a ecotype Rhode Island chromosome 6, C.striata_1.0, whole genome shotgun sequence window:
- the LOC131973645 gene encoding protein Bouncer-like isoform X1 has protein sequence MCRSNMSQLLQVVVLWLYLLLPSLLCDNLRCYYSPILEKEKKFEFIVTECPPEELCFKADGRYGNHSALSARGCMAKRDCSQVHSLRLKGTVYTMSYSCCDKPYCNSCPGVTSTSLYITATLLTVAVTAGRL, from the exons atgtgcAG GTCGAACATGTCGCAGCTCCTGCAAGTCGTTGTGTTGTGGCTCTACCTCCTCCTGCCCTCGCTGCTCTGTGACAACCTGCGCTGCTACTACAGCCCCATtctggagaaggagaagaaattTGAGTTCATTGTGACGGAGTGCCCTCCTGAGGAGCTGTGCTTTAAGGCCGATGGTCGCTATGGCAACCACAGTGCGCTGTCGGCCAGGGGCTGCATGGCGAAGAGAGACTGCAGCCAGGTGCACAGCCTCAGGCTCAAGGGAACCGTCTACACCATGAGCTACAGCTGCTGTGATAAGCCGTACTGCAACTCCTGCCCAGGCGTCACATCCACATCCCTCTACATCACTGCAACACTTCTGACTGTCGCTGTGACGGCTGGCAGATTGTGA
- the LOC131973644 gene encoding protein Bouncer-like yields MRSQRKSSLGPLWVLTIILAATALFLPTLSLDSLLCYYCPLQQKGKSCSNITSQCLPDQRCSSSRGHYGPIHILSAQGCVDADLCGSHEIISHQGVEINVTHTCCCKDKCNSRPKSDTKLKLLLRMIKGKIDNTNITNVLREELWDSCANYTSSGSTESPTTAS; encoded by the exons ATGAGATCACAAAGAAAAAGCAG TCTGGGACCACTCTGGGTCCTGACCATCATCCTGGCTGCCACAGCTCTGTTCCTCCCCACTCTGAGTCTGGACAGCCTGCTGTGTTACTACTGTCCTCTGCAGCAAAAAGGCAAGTCCTGCTCCAACATCACCAGCCAGTGTCTGCCTGATCAGCGCTGTTCCAGCTCCAGAGGCCACTATGGCCCGATCCACATCCTGTCTGCTCAGGGCTGCGTGGACGCTGACCTCTGTGGCTCCCACGAAATCATCTCTCACCAAGGGGTTGAGATCAACGTCACTCACACCTGCTGCTGCAAAGACAAATGTAACAGCCGGCCAAAGTCTGACACCAAACTGAAGCTGCTACTGAGAATGATCAAAGGCAAAATAGATAACACCAACATCACTAATGTTCTTAGAGAGGAGCTATGGGATTCATGTGCAAATTACACATCATCAGGGAGCACCGAGTCACCTACCACTGCATCATAG
- the LOC131973645 gene encoding protein Bouncer-like isoform X2 — MCRSNMSQLLQVVVLWLYLLLPSLLCDNLRCYYSPILEKEKKFEFIVTECPPEELCFKADGRYGNHSALSARGCMAKRDCSQVHSLRLKGTVYTMSYSCCDKPYCNSCPGVTSTSLYITATLLTVAVTAGRL; from the exons ATGTGCAG GTCGAACATGTCGCAGCTCCTGCAAGTCGTTGTGTTGTGGCTCTACCTCCTCCTGCCCTCGCTGCTCTGTGACAACCTGCGCTGCTACTACAGCCCCATtctggagaaggagaagaaattTGAGTTCATTGTGACGGAGTGCCCTCCTGAGGAGCTGTGCTTTAAGGCCGATGGTCGCTATGGCAACCACAGTGCGCTGTCGGCCAGGGGCTGCATGGCGAAGAGAGACTGCAGCCAGGTGCACAGCCTCAGGCTCAAGGGAACCGTCTACACCATGAGCTACAGCTGCTGTGATAAGCCGTACTGCAACTCCTGCCCAGGCGTCACATCCACATCCCTCTACATCACTGCAACACTTCTGACTGTCGCTGTGACGGCTGGCAGATTGTGA
- the LOC131972998 gene encoding small integral membrane protein 29-like, whose product MTDKEIEQKEMNLNQTTPHILPPNPRPGFPGYYALIPFIFLTLIGCVVAVVVYIRRQSRLDALRHRLIPLYSYDPTEEQDEWPDASREEEEELAEPLYKEGKLSFSSAYGT is encoded by the exons ATGACAGATAAG GAGATCGAGCAGAAAGAAATGAATCTGAACCAAACAACTCCCCACATTTTACCCCCAAACCCCAGACCTGGATTTCCTGGTTACTATGCACTTATCCCTTTTATCTTCCTCACACTTATTGGATGTGTGGTGGCAGTG GTGGTTTATATCAGAAGGCAGTCGAG ATTAGATGCACTACGCCACAGGCTGATTCCTCTGTACAGCTACGACCCCACAGAGGAACAAGATGAGTGGCCGGACGctagcagggaggaggaggaggagctggct GAACCTTTGTATAAGGAGGGGAAGCTTTCATTTTCATCCGCCTATGGAACATGA